A segment of the Candidatus Poribacteria bacterium genome:
GTGTCGTCATAACCTCCGCTTGCCAACAAAGAACCGTCCGGGTTGAACGCGATGGCATTAGCCTGATGTGCCTTCATCCTATTTATACGTAGACCTGTTTGCATATCCCATAGATAGACATAACCACCACCATCTACAGCTGCCAGCCTTTTGCTATCTGGGCTAAAGGCAACCCTTATGAACCCAAAAACTTCTCCAGGCAGTGCCGGAAGTGCTGCACCCGTTTTTATATCCCACAAACTCACAGTCGAGTCATAACTCCCACTTGCCAATATCTTTCCATCTGGACTGAACGCTACGTCATTAACAGACTTCGTATGCCCTTTTAGTGTCTGCAGCAATGCACACGTCTGCACATCCCACAGGTAGACAGCATTGTTCCCAGTGGCACCTGCCAACGTTTTACCATCCGGGCTGAACGCGATGCTACGGAAATCCTGCGTATGCGCTACCATCTTCCGAAGTTCGGTGCCGGTTTCCACATCCCACAAGCGCACGGTGTCATCCATGCTACCGCTCGTCAGCGTCTTTCCATCAGGGCTAAATATAACATTCACGCTACCATAAGTATGCCCAGATAACACCCGCAGAGGTTTTCCTGTCTGCACATCCCACAGACGAATAGAAAAGTCCCAACTCCCACTGGCTAATAGTTGTCCATCTGGACTGAACGCTACGTCATTGATAGCATTCGTATGTCCGTCCATCTTTTGAAGCAACTCACCGGTCTGCACATCCCATAGGCGAACGGTAACGTCACCACTCCCGCTTGCCAGTGTCTTCCCATCCGGGTTGAATGCTACGCTACGGACACCACCTTTATGTGCCGTCAACACCCGAATCGATTCTCCGGTTTCCACATCCCAGAACTGGATAGTTTTGTCCTCACCTCCACTTGCAAGTATTTTTCCATCCGGACTGAACGCGACACAATAAACAAACCTCAGATGCCCTGTCAGGGTCCGAAGGTGCGTGCCGGTTTCCACATCCCACAGTCGTAGAGTCCCGTCTTCACCTGTGCTTGCTAACAGTGAACCATCCGGACTGAACGCTACATCCATGATTGAATGCGCATGTCCTTGCATCGTGTGTAGTTCAGTGCCGGTGTGTGCATCCCACAAACGGACAGTGCTATCCACACTCCCACTCGCTAACAGAGAATCGTCCGGGCTAAACGCTACGCTCATAACCCAATGCGTATGTCCTGTTATCAGATCAAGTGCTTTGTCGGTTTCTGTGTCATACACCCAAATACCGATACCACTCGCGACCGCTAAACGTTTTGTAATCTCGCCTTTACCGATCCGCGCTTTTACGCCTTCGGGTAAGTGCCGCAAATGCCAGTCCTGAGTGTCTTGTGCGATAGTGTTTTCGGAAATAACGCATATTGCCAGCACAATCGCTAAAATTAGAACCAATGTTTTTTGCATCGGAAAGCTTCCTTTTTCGGTAGAGATTGTTTGTAATTTAATCGTAACATGAGTTAGCGACAAAAAGGGATATGATTATTGGCTATCAGCTTTCAGTTGTCAGCCATCAGTAATAGTAAATCGGGCTTACAAAGACTTCCAACAATATGAGGTACACAGCCTAATCCACATTATCGGATGTGAGATCCCACAACAACACGATGCCATCCCAACTTGTACTCGCCAGCGTTTTTCCATCCGGACTGAACGCTATTCCAATAACAGCATTCCGATGTGCATCCAGTGTCCGAAGATGTGTGCCAGTTTCCACACCCAATTCGTATGCCCTGTCAGCAGATTGAGTATTTTGCCCGTTTCTATGTCATACATCCAAATACCGATGTTACACGCGACCGCTAAACGTTTTCCATCATCAGAATTTGCGATCTTTCCCGATAACGAGCCTTTCCCGTATCGTGCCTTCACGAACATCTTCCGTATCGCAGTGGATTCTCCAGAAACCCTGAGTGTATAGAAATAAACCCCACTCGCAACAGGCTCACCCAACGCATTCCGACCATCCCAATACGCTGCACGGTTTTTGCTCTGATACATGCCTGCAGACTGATGCCCGAATGATAGCGTCCGAATTAATCGACCATCGGTGGCATGGATAGTGAGCATAACGTCTGCTGCTTCGGCGAGTTGATAGGGTATCCATGTTTCAGGATTGAACGGATTAGGATAATTGGGCAGAAGTCCTGTC
Coding sequences within it:
- a CDS encoding PD40 domain-containing protein, which translates into the protein MQKTLVLILAIVLAICVISENTIAQDTQDWHLRHLPEGVKARIGKGEITKRLAVASGIGIWVYDTETDKALDLITGHTHWVMSVAFSPDDSLLASGSVDSTVRLWDAHTGTELHTMQGHAHSIMDVAFSPDGSLLASTGEDGTLRLWDVETGTHLRTLTGHLRFVYCVAFSPDGKILASGGEDKTIQFWDVETGESIRVLTAHKGGVRSVAFNPDGKTLASGSGDVTVRLWDVQTGELLQKMDGHTNAINDVAFSPDGQLLASGSWDFSIRLWDVQTGKPLRVLSGHTYGSVNVIFSPDGKTLTSGSMDDTVRLWDVETGTELRKMVAHTQDFRSIAFSPDGKTLAGATGNNAVYLWDVQTCALLQTLKGHTKSVNDVAFSPDGKILASGSYDSTVSLWDIKTGAALPALPGEVFGFIRVAFSPDSKRLAAVDGGGYVYLWDMQTGLRINRMKAHQANAIAFNPDGSLLASGGYDDTVCTWDGHTGAPLLTLEKPLYSVTFSPDGKIAASAARGSTILLWDAVSGEPIRTIEADWRSIYSIAFSPDGKILTSGSNDGFVMLSDVHTGKHLRILEGHRGRVGPQSVVFSPDGKMLASSNGGIVYLWDLKFEQ